In the genome of Oncorhynchus mykiss isolate Arlee chromosome 18, USDA_OmykA_1.1, whole genome shotgun sequence, one region contains:
- the LOC118940982 gene encoding uncharacterized protein PB18E9.04c-like, which yields TEASSKTTTAPTTTTTISPSTTVAPTTPITTEGPTTILTPTTTTTVAPTTKTTTSFSTTAAPTTVVPTTPIKTAGPTTIVSPTTNTNVAPTATTTAASTTNVAPTITTTAAAPTVAASTTTTAAPMATTTLATIASTTVAATTTTAASITSTTSATVTPTATTTASSTTKIVDPATTTNDAATTTTAAPTTPTVASSTRTSEAPTATTTEAYSTTAVETTTTTTASPTTTAAPTTTTGAPTATSTAAALTTTTEAASTSTTAATTATTTEAYSTTTVETTTTTTTSPTTTAAPTTTTGAPTATSTAAALTTTTEAASTSNTAAPTATTTEASNCSSYCNNCSSNNANHNCRSYYHFNSYSNHNSSYCFHNHDCIPYCNNNCSFFYNNCSNCDNHENIPFDNCSCYYNNCSTCNVIHKCTSYYHFNSYDNQNSSSYDNNSSSYNRYNLSTDYINHNCSPYCNHNNSSYYSCSTYNHNSSYYNTCSSYNHYSTYYVNHNNCSSFNANHNYSSYNNNSCSYNLYNFSTHYVIHNCRTYYQFTSFDNHNNIHYNNCSSYNVNLNCRFNCINCCSYDHNCSSSNNNNCSCFHKRNSSIYYVNHNCSSFNANPNCSSYNNNSCSYELYNFSTHYFIHNCRSYYHFTSFDNHNNIHYNNCCSFNVNLNCSFYFNNCCSHDNNCSSSYNNNCSCFHKRNSSTYYINPNCSFYFNNCCSHDNNCSSSYNNNCSCFHKRNSSIYYVNHNCSITYNNNCRCFHHHKCSTYYINPNCSFYFNNCCSHDNNCSSSYNNNCSCFHKRNSSIYYVNHNCRSY from the exons actgaagcttcttctaaAACGActacagcacctacgacaaccacaacaatctCCCCTtcgacaactgtagctccaacaACGCCCATCACAACCGAAGGTCCTACTACCATTTtaactcctacgacaaccacaactgtagcaCCTACGACAAAGACAACAACATCCTTttcgacaactgcagctccaacaacTGTAGTTCCTACAACGCCAATCAAAACTGCAGGACCTACTACCATTGTAAGTCCTACGACAAACACAAATGTAGCTCCTACAGCAACCACAACAGCAGCTAGTACAACAAATGTAGCTCCAACgatcactacaactgcagcagcaCCAACTGTAGCTGCATCCACAACCACTACTGCAGCCCCTATGGCAACAACAACTCTAGCTACAATAGCAAGCACAACAGTAGctgctacgacaaccactgcCGCTTCTATAACATCTACAACAAGCGCAACAGTAACCCCTACGGCAACAACTACAGCTTCTTCTACGACAAAAATTGTAGATCCTGCGACCACCACAAATGATGCAGCTACTACAACAACCGCAGCTCCTACAACTCCAACTGTAGCTTCTTCCACAAGGACAAGTGAAGcccctactgcaaccacaacaGAAGCTTATTCTACAACAGCTGTAGAAACTACGACGACCACAACAGCAtcccctacgacaactgcagctcctactacaaccaccGGAGCTCCTACGGCCACTTCAACAGCAGCagctcttacaacaacaactgaagctgcttccacaagcactaCTGCAGCCACTACTGCAACCACAACAGAAGCTTATTCTACAACAACTGTAGAaactacaactaccacaacaacatcccctacgacaactgcagctcctactacaaccaccGGAGCACCTACGGCCACTTCAACAGCAGCagctcttacaacaacaactgaagCTGCTTCCACAAGCAATACTGCAGcccctactgcaaccacaactgaagcttct AACTGCAGCTCCTACtgcaacaactgtagctccaacaACGCCAATCACAACTGCAGGTCATACTACCATTTTAACTCCTACAGCAACCACAACAGCAGCTA ctgcttccACAACCACGACTGCATTCCCTACTGCAACAACAACTGTagcttcttctacaacaactgtagcaacTGCGACAACCATGAAAACATCCCCTTcgacaactgcagctgctactataACAATTGTAGCACCTGCAACGTCATTCACAAATGCACTTCCTACTACCATTTTAACTCCTACGACAACCAAAAcagcagctcctacgacaacaaCTCTAGCTCCTACAACCGCTACAACCTCAGCACCGACTACATCAATCACAACTGCAG cccctactgcaaccacaacaacagctccTACTACAGCTGTAGCACCTATAACCACAACAGCAGCTACTACAATACCTGTAGCTCCTACAACCACTACAGCACTTACTACGTCAATCAtaacaactgtagctccttcaATGCcaatcacaactacagctcctacaacaacaactCTTGCTCCTACAACCTCTACAACTTCAGCACCCACTACGTCATTCACAACTGCAGGACCTACTACCAATTTACCTCcttcgacaaccacaacaacatccactacaacaactgtagctcctacaatGTCAATCTCAACTGCAG ATTCAACTGCATCAACTGTTGCTCCTACGACCACAACTGCAGCAGCTCCAataacaacaactgtagctgcttccATAAACGCAACAGCAGCATCTACTACGTCAATcacaactgcag CTCCTTCAATGCCAAtcccaactgcagctcctacaacaacaactCTTGCTCCTACGAACTCTACAACTTCAGCACACACTACTTTATTcacaactgcaggtcctactaccaTTTTACCTCcttcgacaaccacaacaacatccaCTACAACAACTGTTGCTCCTTCAATGTCAATctcaactgcag CTTCTACTTCAACAACTGTTGCTCCCACGACAACAACTGCAGCAGCTCCTataacaacaactgtagctgcttccATAAACGCAACAGCAGCACCTACTACATCAATCccaactgcag CTTCTACTTCAACAACTGTTGCTCCCACGACAACAACTGCAGCAGCTCCTataacaacaactgtagctgcttccATAAACGCAACAGCAGCATCTACTACGTCAATcacaactgcag
- the LOC118941171 gene encoding mucin-5AC-like, whose product MTTTTSPTTTAAPTTTTGAPTATSTAAALTTTTEAASTSTTAATTATTTEAYSTTTVETTTTTTTSPTTTAAPTTTTGAPTATSTAAALTTTTEAASTSNTAAPTATTTEASSTTTIAPTTTSPLTTAAPTTTTVAASTTTTALPIATTTAASSTTTTEALTATTIEASSTTTTAALTGTTTEASSKTTISPTTTTTISPSTTVAPTTTEGPTTILTPTTTTTVASTATTTEASSTTAVETTTTTTTSPTTTAAPTTTTGAPTATSTAAALTTTTEAASTSTTAAPTATTTEASSTTTIAP is encoded by the coding sequence ATGACCACAACAACAtcccctacgacaactgcagctcctactacaaccaccGGAGCTCCTACGGCCACTTCAACAGCAGCagctcttacaacaacaactgaagctgcttccacaagcactaCTGCAGCCACTACTGCAACCACAACAGAAGCTTATTCTACAACAACTGTAGAaactacaactaccacaacaacatcccctacgacaactgcagctcctactacaaccaccGGAGCACCTACGGCCACTTCAACAGCAGCagctcttacaacaacaactgaagCTGCTTCTACAAGCAATACTGCAGcccctactgcaaccacaactgaagcttcttcaacaacaactatagcacctacgacaacatcccctttgacaactgcagctcctactacaacaactgtagctgcttccacaaccactactgcaTTACCTATTGCAACCACGACTGCAGCTTCTTCAACAACCACTACTGAGGCCCTTACTGCAACCACAATTGaagcttcttctacaacaactactgcagcccttactggaaccacaactgaagcttcttctaaaacaactatatcacctacgacaaccacaacaatctCCCcttcaacaactgtagctccaacaACAACTGAAGGTCCTACTACCATTTTAACTCCTACGACAACAACAACTGTAGCATCTACAGCAACCACAACAGAAGCTTCTTCTACAACAGCTGTAGAAACTACGACGACCACAACAACAtcccctacgacaactgcagctcctactacaaccaccGGAGCTCCTACGGCCACTTCAACAGCAGCagctcttacaacaacaactgaagctgcttccacaagcactactgcagcccctactgcaaccacaactgaagcttcttctacaacaactatagcacct